From Verrucomicrobia bacterium S94, the proteins below share one genomic window:
- a CDS encoding XRE family transcriptional regulator, producing MQAGLISDRFLSCSLNSPGVLPCVGFTQRNLVEFTQAAGRKLKNSTYSLKTLRKSRGITQGDVSKSTGISVSHISAAEKGKRRIADPAKQKAIAEFFSVNVDSIEEFDENYQGNSTLGEELTGYHTRGLPACRVETLEAMLDAARALRDWPAVEAIAYEIRKREKV from the coding sequence ATTCAGGCGGGCTTAATTTCAGATCGGTTTTTGTCTTGCTCATTAAATTCTCCGGGTGTATTGCCCTGTGTAGGTTTTACACAGCGAAATTTAGTAGAATTTACACAGGCGGCAGGTAGAAAATTGAAGAATTCCACATATAGTTTGAAAACATTGCGGAAAAGCCGAGGAATTACACAGGGTGATGTGTCAAAATCCACAGGAATCTCCGTATCGCATATAAGCGCCGCAGAAAAGGGTAAACGGAGAATTGCTGACCCTGCCAAGCAAAAAGCTATAGCTGAATTCTTCTCAGTGAATGTGGATTCAATCGAGGAATTCGACGAGAATTATCAGGGGAATTCCACTCTTGGTGAAGAGCTGACCGGTTATCACACGCGCGGCCTACCGGCATGCAGGGTAGAGACGCTTGAGGCAATGCTTGATGCCGCACGTGCGCTGCGCGACTGGCCGGCGGTTGAAGCTATTGCCTATGAGATAAGAAAGAGGGAAAAGGTATGA
- a CDS encoding DNA-binding protein produces the protein MKQNPQLEFVDLRRDRARPAGGGQLVDGAFVFDAIVQRVDQVAYTIGCDPVHIYHLIQEGAFPNARDISSTSAKRAHYRIPRCDVIAYLDNTKLN, from the coding sequence ATGAAGCAGAATCCGCAGCTGGAATTCGTTGATTTGCGACGGGATCGAGCAAGGCCGGCCGGCGGCGGCCAGCTTGTCGACGGCGCATTCGTTTTCGACGCCATTGTTCAGCGCGTCGATCAGGTCGCATACACAATCGGCTGCGACCCCGTACATATCTACCACCTCATTCAGGAGGGGGCTTTCCCTAACGCACGAGACATATCATCAACTAGCGCTAAACGCGCTCATTATCGAATCCCTCGATGCGATGTAATCGCCTACCTCGACAACACGAAGCTTAACTAG